tTTCTACTTCATATCAAAGAGGACAGAAACAATGACGATAACAACACTGATAGCCTCGTCAACAGCACCATGCAGCAATGTCAAAAGTAAGCCCCAATATTTACTATTGGTGTTGCTTACGCTGGTGGTAAACGCAACGGAcctccacccccccccctgctCCAACTCACGCCGGTATGTATGGTTGTTTTTGCAACGCAGTGTTATCAGCGTTagcattctttttctcctttcaaAATTATTGTAATTAAGAAGAATGTAGCGGCAGTTGTGGTGGCGAAATTGACGAAAGTAAATGAGCGGTGCATACTTCAGTAATTGCAAAGAGAAGGTTCACGCCATCAGCcgcaaagaacaaaagagaggagaggaggaaaagggtttccctccccccttttacCAACTGAATCGGTAAACGAAACGGAATGGACTCGGTGTCGACGTCGACCACACTAAAATGCTTCGTCTCTAACGCTACAAACCACCACAGATGCCCTCCCAGAacgtttttcctttccctcttccgcAAGCCCCACTGCCTCCCTTCTGAAATACTTCCCTGAGGTTTCTACGTATTACCACGACCTCACTCAAGTAGATTGAATTCATCGTCGTCGTCGTCATCAGAAAGATGGTTTGTACCTTTCCCAGAGTTGTGGTTCCGTGACGCCAAAGACGGTTGTGGGGAGCACCTCCTTATTTTTAAGCAGGTGCGCTTGCCCGCGTGTTTTCCTTGCGATACGCcacgcaaaaaaaatgagactGTGTCCCCAACCTTGATGCTAGCATTTTGATCGTCTTGATCCACGTTGCTCATATGGAAAAATATGGATTCACCAGTTTCCTCCAACACAATGAAACCAAAGCGTCCGTCTACTAATTCCCGCACTGTACCGTAATAACGTGCAGCTGCTGGCTTAGAATCTGCAGCAAACCCCAAGGCCCTCGATGCACCTTGGGACGAACGCCATTGCTGCAGCGGGGCGTGCCTTTTCCCAGTTGAACGGTCGATAATAACACGCCGTGCGGCATTGCGATCACCACGCTCGATACAGAACCGCACAAAACAACCTTGATGCAAGTCGCTGATGTTGACAACGTCCAGGTCCTCAAGACTAAAATTGAAGCACGGAGCATCATCATGGAGGTTTCCAGCAAGGTCAAGTTCAGCAATGCAACCCGATCCGGTGATTGTGTCCCAACTCTGCACGCAACCGTGCAACATCACCGGGGTGACCGGACGTTCCTTTCCGGTATCCAAGTCACACAGTCGAATATGGCGGGCAACTGGTAGTGACTTAGGAGGATCTCCACTGGCCTCTATGTCCTCCGTCGCTTCCCTGTGCTCTTTCTCAACCTGTTCATTAACTTGAGGGCTAGGTAGCACGTCGAAAGTTACGGTTTGGCCTTGACTTACGTAAAACCCGCCATCCAGTGAGGAgcgtgggaagaaaaagttttCCGCATTCTCCCTCACTGCTGCCTCTAGTTCCGCTGAGGCGAGGCACTGCGTGTCCGGTGAGTCACTGGAGGAAAGTTGTAATGCAGTGATGAACCCGTAACCACGGCGGTGCATGAATGACGTGACGGTCCCTACACGCCGTGGAGCAACTTCCATCGATGCAGATGCTGCTATGTTCGTTGGGATAGGCTCAGCtgcatttcccctcttcttctcgAGAAGTGTTGCGGTGATCGACACGGCGAGTCGCGAGCCTGCGAGTCGGAACATTGAATTCTAGTTTTCCCCTACCAATGGCTACGTAAACGTTTCTCTGAAAGTTCACTCTATGCACACAATCAGGCGTGCAAGGGATGTGAGAATAACAAAAgttggaaaaataaaaaaaatatcgcTTAGCACTCTTTACCAGAAAACAATCTTCGCTCTGAACCCCTTTCAACGGTATGCATATGCAGAAGCAGCGTGAAATTTTAAATGATGGAATGTATACGGTCTACACTAGTCATCTTGGATATGGCGGCGAGAGGGGAAAACCATCACCCCCTCTTATAGATCTGACGTCGTCACTGTAAACTCTTTGGCACTTTACATTTACTGATATTGATTTCAACAGTTCCGTACCTTttggtttaaaaaaaaaaaaaactcaggTGGTGATCAAGACATCACATCCATACACGAAATACACCAGTAACAGACGCCACAATGAAGATgtaagaagaggaggaaggccccctcccacacacacacaaaaaaaaactaacacTCTTAATGCAGTAGGAACCAAATGGGCGAATAAATACAACACAGTCAACGTGACTCATCACGAATCGTGACATTTCCTTCAACAGTTCTCTACTGCAGATGGCAAGCGATCACCGATCTATACCGAGGCCGGAGGCAACTCCTCTGCAACACAGTCTACCGCAGTGCTGGCATAGGAGTTGCCTCCCCCTTCAGCCGCCCTCTCACGCGACTGCGCACGTTGTTCCTTTACCAGATCACCCTGCAAGTGAAACACATGCACCTCCCCGTCAGAGGAGCCACACACCACACGTGATCCATCCTCGGAGAAGGACAAGGACGAGATTGGTGCATAATTTCGTACAAACGTCCCAGATTTCCTCGCAGAAGTGGTTGTAGAGGGCTTAGACGAAAAAGAACCACCAGACCCCAGTCTTGCCCCTGTCTGAGGGTATACGCTAGCAACAGGAAAGTTGCTTCTGCCCAGATCCCAGATAGCAACGCGGCCGCTACTTTCTCCAGCTGCAAACACCGCCGAATGGGTGGGCGACCATTGGAGGCAGTTAACCTGAGACGTGAGTCCCTCGATGGCAGCACAGCGTGAACCTAGCCAAAGATAGCAGCTCCCGTCAGCGGCTGCACTAAGTAGAGTAGCGCTTACATGAGGGTCACCGTGAAACGGGTGCGGTGCGACCGCGACAACGGCAGCGCAATGAGCAGGGGTGTCATAACACTTTTCTTTGGGATGCCGTACGCGACATGAGGGGTTTTCGTGGGTTGATTTATCAACACCAACAGTGGAACCAGATATGGGTTGCATATCCACAACCCCTGGTCCCTTTGCTCCCCCCTCTAAGATATGACCGTTGAGGCACCCAAAGAATACTTTGTTCATTGCATCCGCCGTGGTACTGACGAAAGCCGCACAAGATCCAACACACCCAGGTGCCATTCCCTGCACTAAACTCTCACGGGTTGAAGAGGGTAAGCATAGCTTTGAAGGCTCCCACATACACACTTGACCATGTTCGCTGATGGAAAAGAGGTGGTGAGAGCCAAGATCTCCATGCACTGCCATCGCAAGAACCTGTGTTTGATGGGAGTGAGGCGACGGAAACGACTGCACACAGGGATAGACAGGGGCGGACGCAGAAAGAGCCGAAGAAGAGGGCAAACATCCATACGACAGTGAAGATGATTTCCCAAACGTGGTAAGAACCGGTGGCGAGGCAGCACGTCCACATTGTTGTAGTGCTTGGTCAATGCGCCACGCAACAATGCAACCATTGGCAGCTCCACCGAACAAAAGGTGGGGACACCGTTTCGTGTACGTCAGAGTACGAACCTCACTACTAAAACAGAGCGGTACAACTACCGGACCACCACCGTCTGTACCCTGCTGTATACATATGAGTAGAACGAGTCCCACAGAATCAAAGCCTCTAAAGGTCGAACCTCCCGTTGCTCCTTGCATCATCATGTCGGATAAATTTTCGACGTTGCATGCTTCTGACAGCGACGccgcaacaaacaacaaacccTTAGAGCACGCATCACCATCCTCCGAAGATGGACAGTTAAGCACTCTCACATCCAGTACACAGCGACTCCCGCTGCCACAAACCGATCCTAAAAATATTGAGTGCTCTAGAGTCATAAATGCAGCACCCGCAGAACCGACACATGGCGATTTACTTCCTCCgaaagaagtgaaaacaCTACCAACTATATCTCTATCAACAGAGGTCACAGAAGATTTCCCGACTCCGCATCCACCCTTAGCAGGATCCGAACCAGTATTTTCAACACTCTTAACGCTGCTGTGAGAAGCACTGCACAAAGTTTTCGCGCTGACAGAAGGTGCGCTCGTAGTCAGAGTTTTTTGCCTTCTCGCTGCGCTGCAGCCAACACCATCTTCCGCCACGCTCCTAGAAATGCTACAAGCAGACAATGATGCGGACGACAAATTCCCACAAGCGGGCTTACACTCTTTTGTATCAACGGCATGATCGCCATCACCCGGACACTTAGAAACACTAACAGAACACCGAGTACGCGCACATCCTGTACTGCCGGATATCGAACCACCAACTACCAAACCTTCACTGCCGGTAATGCTCTCCCGTTTGGGAGGAACCACATTTTGACGCTGTTGAAGGACACTCCGTTCCTTTGCCTTCCGCGCCTCACGAATCTCCTCCAGTTGCCGTCGCTTCTCCGATAAATCCATCAAACtacagaagtaaaaaaaaggatatctGACCCTCTCCcaccaaataaaaaaaagaaataaagaaaaaagaaataataataaaacagtcaacaacaaaaaaaaaataagagaagcagctttaaaaaaaaaaaaattacaaaaatattaaaaaccAAACGGAAGCACAATTTAAAAAGTACATCtttaaaaacataaaaacatAACACTATTTTCCAATATTAATTATCTTTCGCGTTAACTTATAAGGTTCTTCGCCAACGACGAAGCCACTCAACAGTTTCCTCCTTAAATAACTTAAGCGAATATTCAAAACAGCGCACTCCCTCTCAAAAACATCCAACCTCTGCtgaagttcattccgttcagcctccacagtttccagattacgctccacagcagctctcgcatcttcggaattacgaagttgcgatttcagatcattgcttgtagcatccaacctctgttgaagttcattccgttcagcctccacagtttccagattacgctccacagcagctctcgcatcctcggaattacgaagttgcgatttcagatcattgcttgtagcatccaacctctgttgaagttcattccgttcagcctccacagtttccagattacgctccacagcagctctcgcatcctcggaattacgaagttgcgatttcagatcattgcttgtagcatccaacctctgttgaagttcattccgttcagcctccacagtttccagattacgctccacagcagctctcgcatcctcggaattacgaagttgcgatttcagatcattgcttgtagcgtccaacctctgttgaagttcattccgttcagcctccacagtttccagattacgctccacagcagctctcgcatactcggaattacgaagttgcgatttcagatcattgcttgtagcgtccaacctctgctgaagttcattccgttcagcctccacagtttccagattacgctccacagcagctctcgcatactcggaattacgaagttgcgatttcagatcattgcttgtagcgtccaacctctgctgaagttcattccgttcagcctccacagtttccagattacgctccacagcagctctcgcatcctcggaattacgaagttgcgatttcagatcattgcttgtagcgtccaacctctgttgaagttcattccgttcagcctccacagtttccagattacgctccacagcagctctcgcatcttcggaattacgaagttgcgatttcagatcattgcttgtagcgtccaacctctgttgaagttcattccgttcagcctccacagtttccagattacgctccacagcagctctcgcatcttcggaattacgaagttgcgatttcagatcattgcttgtagcgtccaacctctgttgaagttcattccgttcagcctccacagtttccagattacgctccacagcagctctcgcatcttcggaattacgaagttgcgatttcagatcattgcttgtagcgtccaacctctgttgaagttcattccgttcagcctccacagtttccagattacgctccacagcagctctcgcatcctcggaattacgaagttgcgatttcagatcattgcttgtagcgtccaacctctgttgaagttcattccgttcagcctccacagtttccagattacgctccacagcagctctcgcatcctcggaattacgaagttgcgatttcagatcattgcttgtagcgtccaacctctgttgaagttcattccgttcagcctccacagtttccagattacgctccacagcagctctcgcatcctcggaattacgaag
This sequence is a window from Trypanosoma brucei gambiense DAL972 chromosome 7, complete sequence. Protein-coding genes within it:
- a CDS encoding kinesin K39, putative, (fragment) — its product is DTTKQSEAAITNKARQAEDARAAVERNLETVEAERNELQQRLDATSNDLKSQLRNSEDARAAVERNLETVEAERNELQQRLGATSNDLKSQLRNSEDARAAVERNLETVEAERNELQQRLDATSNDLKSQLRNSEDARAAVERNLETVEAERNELQQRLDATSNDLKSQLRNSEDARAAVERNLETVEAERNELQQRLDATSNDLKSQLRNSEDARAAVERNLETVEAERNELQQRLDATSNDLKSQLRNSEDARAAVERNLETVEAERNELQQRLDATSNDLKSQLRNSEDARAAVERNLETVEAERNELQQRLDATSNDLKSQLRNSEDARAAVERNLETVEAERNELQQRLDATSNDLKSQLRNSEDARAAVERNLETVEAERNELQQRLDATSNDLKSQLRNSEDARAAVERNLETVEAERNELQQRLDATSNDLKSQLRNSEDARAAVERNLETVEAERNELQQRLDATSNDLKSQLRNSEDARAAVERNLETVEAERNELQQRLDATSNDLKSQLRNSEDARAAVERNLETVEAERNELQQRLDATSNDLKSQLRNSEYARAAVERNLETVEAERNELQQRLDATSNDLKSQLRNSEYARAAVERNLETVEAERNELQQRLDATSNDLKSQLRNSEDARAAVERNLETVEAERNELQQRLDATSNDLKSQLRNSEDARAAVERNLETVEAERNELQQRLDATSNDLKSQLRNSEDARAAVERNLETVEAERNELQQRLDATSNDLKSQLRNSEDARAAVERNLETVEAERNELQQRLDVFERECAVLNIRLSYLRRKLLSGFVVGEEPYKLTRKIINIGK